The Cloacibacillus sp. An23 genomic interval AGCTGTCTCACGACATCGATGACGGTGCCGTCGCGCCATTCGACGACGCCGATTATTCTGTCGGTCGTCGCTACGGGGTCTGTCGGGCCGGACATTTTCCTCGCGCGCGCGGCAAGCTCGTCCATCGGCACTATGGGCAGGCCCTTGAGGCCGCTTACGGCGTCGAGCAGGTCCTTGCGGCGCGGGTTGATCGTCACGCCGTACTCGGTGACTATCGCGTCTATCACCTCGCCCGGCGTCGTGACGCTGTAGACGCTGTCGGTGACGCAGGGGATGCGCCCGCGCAGCAGCGGCTGCGCTATTATCGTGAGTTTCGCGCCCGCCGCTGTGTCCTGGTGTCCGCCCGTGCCGTGGAGCAGAGCGCCGTCGGCTTCGGTGTTGACGTTGGCGTTGAAGTCGGTGTCTACTTCGGTCGCGCCGAGTATGACGACGTCGAGCATGTTGACCGCCGCGCCGCAGTTCCACGGGTTCGCGTACCAGTCGGCGGATATCTCGATGTGGTTCGGGTTTTCGGCTATGGATTTTACGGCGTCGAGGTCGAAGGACTGCACGTCCATGAGCTTCCCGACGAGCCCTTCCTTGAGCAGTTCGACGAAGTAGCCGGTTATTCCTCCGAGGCCGAATCCGCCTTTTATGCCTTTGCGCAGCATCGCTTCTTTCATGAAGGCCGTGACCGCGAGCGGTATGCCGCCGGCTCCGGTCTGGAAGGAGATGCCGTCTTTAAAGTACGGGCTCGCCTCGATGAGCTGCGCGGCGTATTTGGAGATTAGCAGGCGCAGCGGGTCGCGCGTGACCTTCGTCGTGCCGGATACGATTCCCGCGGGGTCCCCTATCGAGGGGACTTCGGCCACTATGTCTGCCTTCGTCTGCGGGATTGAGACGGGCGAGGCGGGGTAGGGGACGAGGTTGTCGGTGACGGCTACCACGGTGTCGGCGTAGTCGGCGTCGGTGTAGGCGTAGCCGAGGGAGCCGCAGGCCGATTTGCCTATCGTGCCGCAGATGTTGCCGCAGCAGTCGGCTGTCGGCGCGGCGATGAAGGCGACGTCGATATGCACGTCTCCGGCCATGACGGCGCGCGGGCGTCCGCCGTGGCTGCGAAGGACGACGGGCACGCCCATGCCGCCTTCTGAGACAAGCTGGCCTATCGGGCCGTTGACTGAGCCCATGATTTTCGTGACGACCCCGCTTTTTATGTGTTCGATCACTTTTTTGTGGACTCCGAAGAGCGCGGTGGGGAAGAGCGTGAGGTCTTTGATTCCAAGCTCCGCGCATGCGTCGAGCACCATGTTGACGACGTAGTCGCCGTTTCTCAGATGGTGGTGGAAGGATATGGTCATCCCGCTTTTGAGGCCGCTCGCCTTTATCGCGTCCTTGAGCGATGGCGCGACCTTGTTGGTACGGTCGTTATTGAAGCAGCGAAGTTTCGCTCCTGCTATGCGGCCCTCGGGTTTTCTCGCGAAGGCGCCTTCGAAGTGGCGTACCTTGCCGTAGCCCTCTATGTAGTCGGGTATCTCGCGTTTTACTGCGTTGACTGTCATTGCCTGTCCCTCCTATGCGAGCAGCCCCGCGCGGATGAGCGTGTATTCGGCGCGCTTCACCACTGGGACGTCCACCATTTTGCCGTCTACGGATACGGCTCCCTGTCCGCGCTCCGCCGCCTCCTTCGCCGCGGCGATTATCTTCTGCGCCTTGGCTATCTCTGCTTCGGTCGGGTTGAAGACGTCGTGGACTATCGCTATCTGGTTGGGGTGTATGACGGATTTGCCTGCGAAGCCGAGCTGTTTGATGAATTCCGTCTCGCGCCGCAGTCCTGCGTCGTCCGTGACGCGCGAGTAAACTGTGTCGAGCGGGTCTACTCCCGCGGCGCGCGCCGCGAAGACGAGCATGCGGCGCGCCCATTCGAGCTCTGTTCCGTCGTCGGAACGCTCGGTGCGGAGGTCG includes:
- the citF gene encoding citrate lyase subunit alpha, translated to MTVNAVKREIPDYIEGYGKVRHFEGAFARKPEGRIAGAKLRCFNNDRTNKVAPSLKDAIKASGLKSGMTISFHHHLRNGDYVVNMVLDACAELGIKDLTLFPTALFGVHKKVIEHIKSGVVTKIMGSVNGPIGQLVSEGGMGVPVVLRSHGGRPRAVMAGDVHIDVAFIAAPTADCCGNICGTIGKSACGSLGYAYTDADYADTVVAVTDNLVPYPASPVSIPQTKADIVAEVPSIGDPAGIVSGTTKVTRDPLRLLISKYAAQLIEASPYFKDGISFQTGAGGIPLAVTAFMKEAMLRKGIKGGFGLGGITGYFVELLKEGLVGKLMDVQSFDLDAVKSIAENPNHIEISADWYANPWNCGAAVNMLDVVILGATEVDTDFNANVNTEADGALLHGTGGHQDTAAGAKLTIIAQPLLRGRIPCVTDSVYSVTTPGEVIDAIVTEYGVTINPRRKDLLDAVSGLKGLPIVPMDELAARARKMSGPTDPVATTDRIIGVVEWRDGTVIDVVRQL